The Litchfieldia alkalitelluris genome has a window encoding:
- a CDS encoding GNAT family N-acetyltransferase, with product MEIRKLKLGEKAPFDLLLLADPSQLIVEDYLKRGECFIAEISGNMIGVYILLPTRPNTVELVNIAVAEELHGKGIGKQLVMDAIKTAKNKGHNTIEIGTGNSSIGQLALYQKCGFRITGVDLDFFIKHYPEEIYENGIQCRDMIRLSQDL from the coding sequence ATGGAAATTCGAAAACTAAAATTGGGTGAAAAAGCGCCGTTTGATTTATTGTTATTAGCTGATCCATCACAGTTAATCGTTGAGGATTACTTAAAACGTGGAGAATGCTTTATTGCTGAAATTAGTGGGAACATGATTGGTGTCTATATCCTCCTTCCTACCAGACCTAACACAGTCGAGTTAGTAAACATTGCAGTAGCAGAAGAGCTGCATGGAAAAGGAATTGGTAAACAGTTAGTGATGGATGCGATAAAAACAGCAAAAAACAAAGGCCACAACACAATCGAAATTGGTACTGGAAATTCAAGTATAGGGCAACTCGCACTATATCAAAAATGTGGATTTAGAATAACTGGTGTTGATTTGGATTTCTTTATTAAACACTATCCAGAAGAAATCTACGAAAATGGGATACAGTGTAGGGATATGATTCGGCTCTCGCAAGATTTATAG
- a CDS encoding CBO0543 family protein, translated as MHIILSVFVIFIVWKWGDWRNWQKYHAVMLYFVMGNLLYNFLTANYFLWRLEADFLSNLTLTEMLYTFIIFPGTALLFIGNYPEGKGLKRVLLHYLFYIGWYAGIELIFSHTGHIIYQFGWTYWWSVGFDLFMFPMLRLFYKKPLLAYLLSIPIGVFFILWFDVPVHLPVEQRK; from the coding sequence ATGCATATTATCTTATCAGTTTTTGTGATTTTTATTGTGTGGAAGTGGGGAGATTGGCGTAATTGGCAAAAGTATCATGCAGTAATGCTTTATTTTGTTATGGGCAATTTATTATATAATTTCTTAACAGCTAACTACTTTTTGTGGAGGTTAGAAGCCGACTTTTTAAGCAATCTTACCTTAACAGAAATGTTATACACATTTATTATATTTCCTGGAACTGCCTTACTTTTTATTGGGAATTATCCAGAAGGGAAGGGTCTTAAAAGAGTGCTTCTTCATTATCTATTTTATATAGGATGGTATGCAGGGATAGAGTTAATTTTTTCACACACCGGTCATATTATCTATCAATTTGGTTGGACATATTGGTGGTCAGTTGGATTTGATCTTTTTATGTTTCCAATGTTACGTCTCTTTTACAAAAAGCCGCTTCTTGCTTATTTACTTTCAATTCCAATAGGTGTTTTCTTTATTTTGTGGTTTGATGTTCCTGTTCATTTGCCTGTTGAACAAAGGAAATAA
- a CDS encoding DUF4830 domain-containing protein — MKGRIIVMLVIGLFISGCGSVRLNEEHDQYLSDKGWEIKELTEERTYLLDIPDELLSNYEASGITFLNEYLGKEVTTYSYELKDKDIEGERLKAFVYEVEGEIIGGYGVLPSWTPGRFNLDDKERLVNEEMIKSK; from the coding sequence ATGAAAGGTAGAATAATTGTCATGTTAGTTATAGGATTATTCATTTCTGGTTGTGGTTCAGTTCGTCTTAATGAAGAACACGATCAATATTTATCTGACAAAGGATGGGAAATTAAAGAACTTACAGAAGAAAGAACCTATCTATTAGATATCCCCGATGAACTTTTAAGTAATTATGAAGCAAGTGGTATAACATTTTTAAATGAATATTTAGGGAAGGAAGTTACGACATACTCATACGAGTTAAAAGATAAAGATATTGAGGGAGAACGCTTAAAAGCATTTGTGTACGAAGTAGAAGGGGAAATTATCGGAGGCTATGGTGTGCTTCCAAGTTGGACTCCAGGTAGATTTAATTTGGATGATAAAGAACGTTTAGTTAATGAAGAAATGATTAAAAGTAAGTAA
- a CDS encoding DEAD/DEAH box helicase, translating into MPDFLQLGIRKEINHTLKSLGLVTPTPIQERTIPSVLAGKDVIAQAQTGTGKTLAFVLPILEKIDVSKHDVQALILTPTRELAQQITKEIKKMIENVEGVNVLAVYGGQDVSQQLKKLKGAQHIVVATPGRLLDHIRRETIDLSTVEMLVLDEADQMLHMGFLPEVDDIIYETLSTRQTMLFSATLPQEIRSLAKKYMVDPETIEVKAKRVTVEEIKQVVVETTDRRKQATLFHLIEEHRPFLGIIFCRTKIRAKKLYDALVANRYEVDELHGDLTQAKREKAMKRFREAKVQFLVATDVAARGLDVEGVTHVFNYDIPHDVESYVHRIGRTGRAGGEGVAFTLVAPKDLDFLRMIEKGINQTLEKQVIKGVSIPDREDYQQERNDQVKKARRPVGRGPEKKNSADSSGRRKTDDGRPKSKPGASSRGRRTSR; encoded by the coding sequence TTGCCTGATTTTTTACAGCTAGGAATTCGAAAAGAAATTAACCATACATTAAAGTCACTAGGACTTGTGACGCCCACCCCCATACAAGAACGGACAATTCCATCTGTACTTGCAGGGAAGGATGTTATTGCACAAGCCCAAACGGGAACAGGAAAGACATTAGCATTTGTACTTCCAATTCTTGAGAAAATTGATGTGAGTAAACACGATGTTCAAGCATTGATTTTAACACCAACAAGAGAACTTGCTCAGCAGATTACAAAAGAAATAAAGAAAATGATAGAAAACGTAGAAGGCGTAAATGTGTTAGCTGTTTATGGTGGACAGGATGTTTCTCAACAATTAAAAAAGTTAAAGGGCGCCCAGCATATTGTTGTTGCGACACCTGGACGGTTGCTTGATCATATTCGGCGCGAAACCATTGACTTGTCAACTGTTGAGATGCTTGTGTTAGATGAAGCCGATCAAATGCTACATATGGGCTTTCTCCCGGAAGTAGATGACATCATTTATGAAACTCTTTCGACACGTCAAACGATGCTGTTTTCTGCGACACTTCCACAAGAAATTCGCTCTCTTGCCAAAAAATATATGGTTGACCCAGAGACAATTGAAGTCAAAGCAAAAAGAGTCACGGTTGAAGAAATCAAACAAGTTGTCGTTGAAACGACTGATCGAAGAAAGCAAGCAACATTGTTTCATTTGATTGAGGAGCACCGCCCTTTTCTCGGAATCATTTTTTGTCGTACAAAAATCCGTGCGAAAAAGCTTTATGACGCACTTGTTGCTAATCGGTATGAAGTCGACGAGTTACATGGTGATTTAACCCAAGCAAAACGTGAAAAAGCGATGAAACGATTCCGTGAAGCAAAGGTTCAATTTTTGGTTGCCACAGATGTAGCAGCAAGGGGGCTTGATGTTGAAGGTGTAACACATGTATTCAACTATGATATCCCACATGATGTTGAAAGCTATGTTCATCGAATTGGACGGACAGGGCGCGCTGGTGGTGAGGGTGTTGCTTTTACATTAGTAGCTCCTAAAGATCTTGATTTCTTACGAATGATTGAAAAAGGGATTAATCAGACATTGGAAAAACAAGTGATAAAAGGTGTTAGTATCCCTGATCGTGAAGATTATCAACAAGAAAGAAATGACCAAGTGAAAAAAGCCCGTCGTCCAGTCGGTCGGGGACCTGAGAAAAAAAATAGCGCAGATTCTTCTGGACGAAGAAAAACCGATGATGGCCGACCGAAAAGTAAGCCAGGTGCTTCATCACGGGGCAGAAGAACGTCTCGATAA
- a CDS encoding DUF3817 domain-containing protein, with protein sequence MFNTPIGQFRLMGFLEGISLIILLFIAMPLKYMAGLPEAVTVVGSLHGLFFLMYLVTIAYVTFKIRWSLLWVTSSIAVAFIPFGNLILDAKLRKSRFNA encoded by the coding sequence ATGTTTAACACACCAATTGGCCAATTTAGGCTAATGGGCTTTTTAGAAGGTATATCATTAATAATCTTGTTATTTATTGCTATGCCGCTGAAGTACATGGCGGGTTTGCCGGAAGCAGTCACAGTTGTTGGCTCTCTTCATGGTCTGTTCTTTCTGATGTATTTGGTTACTATCGCTTATGTTACTTTTAAAATTAGATGGTCACTTTTATGGGTAACGTCAAGTATTGCTGTTGCGTTTATTCCTTTTGGGAATCTTATTCTGGATGCGAAGCTACGCAAGTCACGTTTTAACGCTTAA
- a CDS encoding YciI family protein, translated as MLFMIIVKASKNSEAGNLPSPELMEAMTKYNEELVKAGVQVMAKGLYPSSNGIRFSYPKQGEEPVVTDGPFTETNELVAGFILIDVKSREEAMQWAMRMPDPQGHGEGQIELRQVFEFPE; from the coding sequence ATGCTTTTCATGATTATTGTCAAAGCCTCGAAGAATTCGGAAGCGGGAAATCTTCCGAGCCCAGAGCTTATGGAAGCAATGACGAAGTACAATGAGGAATTAGTGAAGGCTGGCGTGCAAGTTATGGCTAAAGGACTTTATCCAAGTTCAAATGGGATTCGCTTTTCTTATCCAAAACAAGGAGAAGAGCCGGTGGTCACGGATGGCCCATTTACGGAAACGAATGAATTAGTTGCTGGGTTCATTCTAATTGATGTGAAGTCGAGGGAAGAAGCAATGCAGTGGGCCATGCGGATGCCGGATCCACAGGGACATGGGGAAGGTCAAATTGAGCTGCGACAAGTATTTGAGTTTCCGGAGTAA
- a CDS encoding IS256 family transposase: MTQLQFTLDLENLKESVINSDIEAVIKSAIVLVLNNVMEKERDDYLNVAAYERSADRRDYRNGYYERELLLNVGKVTLKVPRTRNGEFSTSVFEKYARCDQALVISMLEMVINGVSTRKVTQIVEQLCGETVSKSFVSSLTQKLDPIVNDWAKRPLNTRYFPYLFVDAMYIKVREHHKIVSKAVYIATAITDKNKREVLGLSVDHVEDFESWSRFIQQLKSRGLQSPKLVISDAHKGLQKAIQREFIGTSWQRCYVHFKRNIINTLPKKDSADIRKMIKRVFEAITIEDIRTFKNELMSQYGDIPKYEKALQIFEEGFEDTIQYMNHPEGMRCYLRSTNSLERLNQEVRRRERVNRIFPNTQSAFRLVGAVLMEYQENAYSRKKSL, from the coding sequence ATGACCCAATTACAGTTTACCCTAGATTTGGAAAATTTAAAAGAATCCGTTATAAATTCTGATATTGAAGCAGTTATCAAATCTGCGATTGTTTTGGTATTAAATAATGTCATGGAAAAAGAGAGAGATGACTATTTAAACGTAGCTGCCTATGAGCGGTCCGCTGATCGACGTGATTATCGCAATGGTTATTATGAACGTGAGTTACTCTTGAATGTTGGTAAAGTCACGCTTAAGGTACCAAGAACTCGTAATGGTGAATTTTCAACCTCAGTATTTGAGAAATACGCCCGTTGTGATCAAGCTCTAGTAATCTCTATGTTGGAGATGGTTATTAATGGTGTATCAACTCGCAAGGTCACTCAAATTGTAGAACAACTTTGTGGCGAAACTGTCTCAAAGTCATTTGTTTCGTCACTTACTCAAAAACTTGATCCAATTGTTAATGATTGGGCTAAACGACCTTTAAACACTAGATATTTCCCTTATCTTTTTGTTGATGCAATGTATATAAAAGTTCGGGAACATCATAAAATCGTCTCCAAAGCAGTTTATATTGCTACAGCGATTACGGATAAAAACAAGCGTGAAGTTTTAGGTTTAAGTGTGGATCATGTTGAAGATTTTGAGAGTTGGAGTCGCTTTATTCAACAGCTGAAATCGCGTGGGCTTCAATCCCCAAAACTTGTTATTTCAGATGCACATAAAGGGTTACAGAAGGCAATACAACGTGAATTTATAGGTACTAGCTGGCAAAGGTGTTATGTACATTTTAAACGAAATATTATTAACACGCTGCCAAAGAAAGACTCTGCTGATATTCGTAAGATGATAAAACGAGTGTTTGAAGCAATTACGATCGAGGATATTCGTACTTTTAAAAATGAACTAATGAGTCAATATGGAGATATCCCAAAGTATGAGAAGGCTCTTCAAATTTTTGAAGAAGGTTTCGAAGATACCATTCAGTATATGAATCATCCCGAAGGTATGCGATGTTATCTGAGAAGTACCAATTCTCTTGAACGTTTAAATCAAGAAGTACGAAGAAGAGAAAGAGTCAATAGGATATTTCCGAATACACAGTCTGCTTTTCGTTTAGTAGGTGCAGTCTTAATGGAATATCAAGAGAATGCATACTCCCGGAAGAAGTCCCTATAG
- a CDS encoding ATP-binding cassette domain-containing protein has protein sequence MIEVIDVEKKYGRKKILKGVSFTANKGEITCLIGINGVGKTTILNAIMALTPINKGQILIDGKPLDKHTFEKVTFIPDAITMLPQMTIAEAMEFMKDFYSCWNQERATEILGFFRLESNDRISSLSKGNTAKVNLLLGLALDVDYVLMDEPFSGIDMFSREEIANVFTSHLIENRGVIITTHEVSDIEHLIDKVVLLDNGLVTKEFSAEEAREMEGKSVIDVMREVYQR, from the coding sequence ATGATTGAAGTGATAGACGTTGAAAAGAAATACGGACGCAAGAAAATATTAAAAGGTGTATCTTTTACAGCGAACAAGGGCGAAATTACTTGTTTAATAGGAATAAACGGTGTTGGTAAGACGACCATCTTAAACGCAATTATGGCACTCACGCCAATTAATAAAGGACAAATTTTAATAGACGGAAAGCCACTAGATAAACACACATTTGAAAAAGTCACCTTTATCCCTGATGCGATTACGATGCTTCCACAGATGACCATAGCAGAAGCGATGGAGTTTATGAAAGACTTTTACTCTTGTTGGAATCAAGAACGTGCCACCGAAATACTAGGTTTTTTCAGATTAGAATCAAACGATCGCATTTCTTCCTTATCAAAGGGAAATACGGCAAAAGTAAATCTGCTGCTTGGGTTAGCACTTGATGTGGATTATGTACTGATGGATGAGCCATTCTCAGGAATTGACATGTTCAGTCGAGAGGAAATCGCCAACGTATTCACAAGTCATCTGATTGAAAATCGTGGCGTCATCATTACAACTCATGAAGTAAGCGATATCGAACATTTAATCGATAAGGTGGTCCTACTAGATAACGGATTAGTCACAAAGGAATTTAGTGCAGAAGAAGCACGTGAAATGGAAGGGAAGTCTGTGATTGATGTGATGAGAGAGGTGTATCAACGATGA
- a CDS encoding class I SAM-dependent DNA methyltransferase, with translation MGHSNEEKVDNLEEYDDPSLYDKKNGAYIADVEFLAKYASKTEGIIMDLACGTGRATIPLARKGYRLIGVDLHEGMLNEAKKKAAIQDLEIRWINQDCTSFNLYEKSNLIYSVGNSFQHFLTNEAQDGFLMSVYRHLDDGGLFIFGTRFPNAEELLQPSSEEYWKTYIDDKTQHKVDVYTISHYDTLNQVQHNTTIRKFRTNDDNIIDEIRTNISLRYVFPKEMERILVSHGFKIENVFKDWNETPITVDSNQMIYVCKKMM, from the coding sequence ATGGGACATTCCAATGAGGAGAAAGTAGATAATTTGGAAGAATATGATGATCCTTCTTTGTATGATAAAAAAAATGGAGCTTACATAGCAGATGTTGAGTTTTTAGCTAAATATGCTTCTAAAACAGAAGGAATAATCATGGACTTAGCTTGTGGCACAGGTAGAGCGACCATTCCGTTAGCGAGAAAAGGATATCGTTTAATAGGAGTAGACCTTCATGAAGGTATGTTAAATGAAGCTAAAAAGAAAGCAGCTATTCAAGATCTGGAAATAAGATGGATCAACCAAGATTGTACTAGCTTTAACTTGTATGAAAAAAGCAATCTGATTTATTCTGTCGGAAATTCATTTCAACATTTTCTTACAAACGAAGCTCAAGATGGATTTTTGATGTCCGTATATAGACATTTAGATGATGGTGGTTTGTTCATATTCGGGACAAGATTTCCGAATGCTGAGGAATTGCTGCAGCCAAGCTCTGAAGAATACTGGAAAACTTATATAGATGATAAAACTCAACATAAAGTAGATGTGTACACGATTAGCCACTATGACACCTTAAATCAGGTTCAACATAACACGACCATTAGAAAGTTTAGAACTAACGATGATAATATAATTGATGAAATAAGAACAAACATAAGCTTAAGATATGTTTTTCCAAAAGAAATGGAACGTATTTTAGTTTCCCATGGATTTAAGATTGAAAATGTATTCAAGGATTGGAATGAAACGCCTATAACCGTTGATAGTAATCAAATGATCTATGTTTGCAAAAAAATGATGTGA
- a CDS encoding MarR family winged helix-turn-helix transcriptional regulator, producing MHSFNEDGELLPEEIDTINKLTNLPIESLDLDAIAVATNLYRVAQGLRNKMEQDVLSEYGLSWTAFSMLYDLWIWEAVETKKLAESAGVSKATVSNITKTLEKKELCYRKTDPRDRRMTFVALTDKGKKVMEILYPRFHKGEVEIVTGLSVQEQKSISSLLRKVIRDNQF from the coding sequence ATTCATTCATTTAATGAGGACGGCGAACTACTTCCTGAAGAAATCGATACAATTAATAAGTTAACGAATCTCCCAATTGAATCATTAGACTTAGATGCAATTGCAGTCGCGACCAATTTGTATCGAGTGGCACAGGGCCTCAGAAACAAAATGGAGCAAGACGTTTTATCAGAATATGGGTTGTCTTGGACGGCTTTTTCGATGCTATATGATTTATGGATTTGGGAGGCTGTGGAAACAAAAAAGTTAGCAGAGTCTGCCGGTGTTTCAAAAGCGACAGTCAGTAATATAACGAAAACGCTTGAAAAGAAAGAGTTATGTTATCGAAAGACTGATCCCAGAGATCGAAGAATGACCTTTGTTGCATTAACAGATAAAGGAAAGAAAGTGATGGAGATTCTTTATCCACGATTTCATAAAGGTGAAGTAGAAATTGTTACTGGTTTGTCTGTACAAGAACAAAAGAGTATATCTTCTTTACTAAGAAAGGTTATTCGAGACAACCAGTTTTGA
- a CDS encoding RNA polymerase sigma factor, with protein MEIKANQAIYLARFDQSLSEQKVNELYMEYKKKVYSLALSYVKDIYLAEDLSHEILLKCYLSRKQFNGDCSFHSWIYRIAINHCIDFLRKRYHQRDLLRDDIEVFQAKEVCTPESELLSFYEKEELREKLRLLPAKYKEVINLYYFKEHSLKEIEEQLNINLSTIKTRLLRAKKMLREMY; from the coding sequence ATGGAAATAAAAGCAAATCAAGCCATTTATCTAGCTAGATTTGACCAAAGTCTGAGCGAACAAAAAGTGAATGAGCTCTATATGGAATACAAAAAGAAAGTGTATAGCCTCGCACTTTCTTATGTGAAAGATATCTATTTAGCAGAAGATCTATCCCACGAAATTCTATTGAAATGCTATTTATCTCGTAAACAGTTTAACGGTGATTGTTCTTTCCATTCCTGGATCTACCGTATTGCGATCAATCATTGTATTGATTTTTTACGAAAAAGATACCATCAACGAGATTTGCTTCGTGACGATATCGAGGTGTTTCAAGCTAAGGAAGTGTGTACACCTGAATCTGAACTTTTATCTTTTTATGAAAAAGAAGAACTTAGAGAAAAACTTAGATTGCTACCTGCGAAGTATAAGGAGGTCATTAATCTCTACTACTTTAAGGAGCATTCTTTAAAAGAAATCGAAGAACAATTGAATATCAATTTATCGACAATTAAAACAAGGTTGCTTAGGGCGAAGAAGATGTTGCGGGAGATGTATTAG
- a CDS encoding DoxX family protein, producing the protein MFYTFLRENKIAAAVMVFLRLYLGYQWITSGWDKVTGGFDASGYLQGAVQKATGEHPAVQGWWASFLEGFAIPNVGLFNVLVPWGEVLVGIALILGLFTTFAGLMGIVMNFAFMFSGTTSTNPQMVLITFFILVAGSNAGKFGLDYYVIPYIKKAFGKKDNQPLLVNK; encoded by the coding sequence ATGTTTTATACATTTTTAAGAGAAAATAAGATTGCGGCAGCGGTAATGGTGTTTTTAAGATTATATTTGGGGTATCAATGGATCACATCTGGTTGGGATAAAGTAACAGGTGGCTTTGATGCAAGTGGATATTTACAAGGAGCTGTACAAAAAGCGACAGGAGAACACCCGGCAGTGCAAGGTTGGTGGGCGAGCTTTTTAGAAGGCTTTGCTATTCCAAATGTTGGATTATTTAATGTATTAGTCCCTTGGGGTGAGGTACTTGTTGGGATCGCATTAATTTTAGGTTTATTCACAACATTTGCTGGATTAATGGGAATTGTGATGAACTTTGCCTTTATGTTCTCTGGAACAACAAGCACAAACCCACAGATGGTTTTAATCACTTTCTTCATTTTAGTAGCGGGAAGCAATGCAGGTAAATTTGGTTTGGATTATTATGTTATTCCTTATATCAAAAAAGCATTTGGCAAAAAAGATAACCAGCCATTATTGGTGAACAAGTAA
- a CDS encoding GntR family transcriptional regulator has protein sequence MNVNFNNRDPVYLQIVRYFKEQIAIGELVPGEEIPSRRDLANRMKVNPNTAQRAYKEMEEQGLIYTEKNHPSKITTDKEILGKVREELLVEAVDVFVTSVRSINVPVEELLNLVREKYTANDDKEA, from the coding sequence ATGAATGTAAATTTTAATAATCGTGATCCAGTCTATTTGCAAATTGTTCGTTATTTTAAGGAACAAATAGCAATTGGTGAATTGGTGCCTGGGGAGGAAATCCCGTCGAGACGAGATTTGGCCAATAGGATGAAAGTGAATCCTAACACCGCGCAACGAGCGTATAAGGAAATGGAGGAACAGGGTTTGATTTATACGGAAAAAAACCATCCAAGTAAAATCACAACAGACAAAGAAATCTTAGGTAAGGTAAGAGAAGAACTGCTGGTTGAAGCAGTTGATGTGTTTGTGACATCTGTTCGTTCTATTAATGTACCAGTCGAGGAACTACTTAACTTGGTTAGGGAAAAGTACACGGCTAACGATGATAAGGAGGCTTAA